A genomic region of Serratia fonticola contains the following coding sequences:
- a CDS encoding WbuC family cupin fold metalloprotein, whose product MKQITAHDLTTMSEQATKVPRLRAHRTLHEELSDPVQRLAIAMEPGTYIRPHRHPQTWELLTALRGRFVVLQFNDAGEVTQRTLLGEETKVLEMPALTWHAVLSVDPGGVVFEVKQGPYQALTEEDCMQWAPPEGGEGIEAVMRWYATAKVGDRFAH is encoded by the coding sequence ATGAAACAGATTACCGCCCACGACCTGACAACGATGAGCGAACAAGCTACCAAAGTGCCGCGTTTACGCGCTCATCGTACGTTGCATGAAGAACTGAGCGATCCGGTACAACGCCTGGCTATCGCCATGGAACCAGGCACTTACATTCGCCCGCATCGCCACCCGCAGACCTGGGAGTTGCTCACTGCGCTGCGTGGCCGTTTCGTGGTACTGCAGTTCAACGACGCAGGCGAGGTCACCCAGCGAACCTTACTGGGCGAAGAAACCAAAGTGCTGGAGATGCCCGCGCTCACCTGGCATGCCGTGCTGTCTGTCGATCCCGGTGGTGTGGTATTTGAAGTGAAACAGGGCCCATATCAGGCACTCACCGAAGAAGATTGCATGCAATGGGCACCACCGGAGGGTGGTGAGGGGATTGAAGCGGTAATGCGCTGGTATGCCACCGCGAAAGTGGGCGACCGTTTCGCTCACTGA
- the ysgD gene encoding YsgD/CorL family protein, producing MDTPSRYWLTDLESRYNF from the coding sequence TTGGACACACCCAGTAGATACTGGCTCACAGACCTGGAAAGCAGGTATAACTTCTAA